A window of the Parafrankia discariae genome harbors these coding sequences:
- the lexA gene encoding transcriptional repressor LexA: MTSQERGTRRGDTRGNVRDFPDSPADASGLTQRQKKVLEVIRSAVERRGYPPSVREIGEAVGLTSTSSVAHQLKVLQEKGFLRRDPNRPRAMEVLPIGGAKTGGRSRAGAAAAPAGATALEAGTPTYVPLVGRIAAGGPILAEQAIEDIYPLPKEIVGEGTLFLLRVVGQSMINAAICDGDFVVVRQQPVADNGEIVAAMIDGEATVKRFRQRDGRVWLAPENPTFSDIPAEDATILGRIVAVMRRV; encoded by the coding sequence ATGACCAGCCAGGAACGGGGTACCCGCCGAGGTGACACCCGTGGCAACGTGCGGGACTTCCCCGACAGCCCCGCGGACGCCTCGGGCCTGACGCAACGGCAGAAGAAGGTACTCGAGGTCATCCGGTCCGCGGTGGAGCGGCGCGGATACCCGCCGAGCGTCCGGGAGATCGGCGAGGCCGTCGGCCTGACCAGCACCAGCAGCGTGGCGCACCAGCTCAAGGTGCTGCAGGAGAAGGGGTTCCTCCGGCGCGACCCGAACCGGCCGCGGGCGATGGAGGTGCTTCCGATCGGCGGGGCGAAGACCGGCGGGCGCTCCCGCGCGGGTGCCGCGGCGGCACCCGCCGGGGCCACGGCGCTGGAGGCCGGCACGCCGACCTACGTCCCGCTGGTGGGGCGGATCGCGGCCGGCGGGCCGATCCTCGCCGAGCAGGCGATCGAGGACATCTACCCGCTGCCGAAGGAGATCGTCGGCGAGGGCACCCTGTTCCTGCTCAGGGTGGTCGGCCAGTCGATGATCAACGCCGCCATCTGTGACGGTGACTTCGTCGTCGTCCGGCAGCAGCCGGTGGCCGACAACGGCGAGATCGTCGCGGCGATGATCGACGGAGAGGCCACGGTCAAGCGGTTCCGGCAGCGGGACGGCCGGGTGTGGCTGGCGCCGGAGAACCCCACCTTCTCGGACATCCCGGCCGAGGACGCGACCATCCTCGGCCGGATCGTGGCGGTGATGCGCCGGGTCTGA
- a CDS encoding LysM peptidoglycan-binding domain-containing protein has protein sequence MALASTLLGLVFSLALVTTSQAFTGVPVSYRTHVVRSGETLWEIAHDVAPEADARDTVRGLMTLNGLDTVTLMPGQELRLP, from the coding sequence GTGGCGCTGGCGAGCACCCTGCTCGGCCTGGTCTTCTCTCTGGCGCTGGTGACCACGTCACAGGCGTTCACCGGCGTCCCGGTGAGCTACCGGACGCACGTCGTCCGGTCCGGGGAGACGCTCTGGGAGATCGCCCACGACGTCGCCCCCGAGGCGGACGCCCGCGACACCGTCCGCGGGCTCATGACCCTGAACGGCCTCGACACGGTGACGCTCATGCCCGGTCAGGAGCTCCGGCTGCCCTGA
- the nrdR gene encoding transcriptional regulator NrdR has translation MRCPFCRHPDSRVVDSREAEEGAAIRRRRSCPACGRRFTTMEEASLRVRKRSGATEPFSRAKVIVGVRKACQGRPVRSDDLALLAERVEETVRSSGSAEVAAEDVGRAILGPLRELDEVAYLRFASVYLAFESLGDFEAAIAALRAESAGSGEPPAAGKPTAVSAATRASAVVVPVTTGPRAAAGP, from the coding sequence ATGCGGTGCCCTTTCTGCCGGCATCCCGACAGCCGTGTCGTCGACAGCAGGGAGGCCGAGGAAGGCGCCGCGATCCGGCGCCGGCGGTCGTGTCCGGCCTGTGGCCGTCGGTTCACGACCATGGAGGAGGCCTCCTTGCGGGTCCGTAAGCGCAGCGGGGCCACCGAGCCCTTCAGCCGCGCGAAGGTGATCGTGGGAGTGCGCAAGGCGTGCCAGGGCCGCCCCGTCCGGTCGGACGATCTGGCGCTGCTGGCGGAGCGGGTCGAGGAGACGGTGCGCTCCTCGGGTTCCGCGGAGGTGGCCGCCGAGGATGTCGGCCGAGCGATCCTCGGCCCCCTCCGGGAGCTGGACGAGGTGGCCTATCTCCGCTTCGCCTCCGTCTATCTGGCGTTCGAGTCGCTCGGCGACTTCGAGGCGGCGATCGCGGCCCTGCGCGCCGAGTCGGCTGGCAGCGGCGAGCCGCCCGCCGCCGGGAAGCCGACCGCGGTGTCGGCGGCCACCCGGGCCTCAGCCGTCGTCGTTCCGGTGACCACGGGCCCACGGGCGGCGGCCGGCCCCTGA
- a CDS encoding vitamin B12-dependent ribonucleotide reductase, protein MTETRGKGNRSAAKVAGLKIRRVRTTPGVHPYDEVEWESRDVVMTNWRDGSINFEQRGVEFPTAWSVNASNIVASKYFRGALGSPERESSLRQLIDRVVHRYGAAGREHGYFASEADAEAFEHELTWMLLHQVFSFNSPVWFNVGTAAPQQVSACFILAVDDTMESILNWYREEGLIFKGGSGAGLNLSRIRSSKELLSSGGTASGPVSFMRGADASAGTIKSGGATRRAAKMVVLDVDHPDVVEFVETKAREEDKIRALRDAGFDMDLGGRDIASVQYQNANNSVRVNDEFMRAVVDGTSFDLRARLDNRVIESVDARGLFRTISQAAWACADPGIQYDGTINDWHTCPESGRISASNPCSEYVHLDNSSCNLASLNLMKFLRPDRTFDTETFVASVELIITAMDISICFADFPTPEITKVTRAYRQLGIGYANLGALLMASARAYDSDGGRALAAAITSLMTATAYRRSAELAGTVGAYDGFARNADAHRRVVRKHSAANDAVRTVHAEEARLITAASKEWERALSVGEKHGWRNAQVSLLAPTGTIGLAMDCDTTGIEPDLALVKMKKLVGGASMKIVNQTVPAALRALGYAEETIEAIVEYIAEHGHVVDAPGLRTEHYEVFDCAIGDRAISPMGHVRMMAAVQPFLSGAISKTVNMPATATVAEVEEIYLEGWRLGLKALAIYRDNCKVGQPLTDVKGAKRDADAAAEVASDVAARAAAGAAAVAAQSAVATQPVVQPAADPGEHRPVRRRLPKTRPSQTVSFSVGGAEGYMTAGSYPDDGLGEVFIKMSKQGSTLAGVMDAFSIAISIALQYGVPLEAYTSKFINMRFEPAGMTDDPDVRIAQSIMDYLFRRLALDYLTEEQRAELGILSASERTRRLSEQTGGGPVAAAEPEIDIESLRASAPVEGASVPAASAGAGSAGSAGSAGAGPGVGGGPELVAQELRLAMPGGSLTAQTVVDAPLCFTCGVNMRPAGSCYVCEQCGSTSGCS, encoded by the coding sequence ATGACCGAGACCCGCGGCAAGGGGAACAGATCGGCCGCGAAGGTGGCCGGGCTGAAGATCCGGCGGGTTCGCACCACGCCCGGAGTCCACCCCTACGACGAGGTGGAGTGGGAGTCCCGGGACGTCGTCATGACGAACTGGCGGGACGGATCGATCAACTTCGAGCAGCGTGGGGTGGAGTTCCCGACCGCCTGGTCGGTCAACGCCTCCAACATCGTCGCCAGCAAGTACTTCCGCGGCGCGCTCGGCTCGCCCGAGCGGGAGTCGTCACTGCGCCAGCTCATCGACCGGGTGGTGCACCGCTACGGCGCGGCCGGCCGTGAGCACGGCTACTTCGCGTCGGAGGCCGACGCCGAGGCCTTCGAGCACGAGCTGACCTGGATGCTGCTGCACCAGGTCTTCAGCTTCAACTCCCCGGTCTGGTTCAACGTCGGGACGGCCGCGCCGCAGCAGGTGTCGGCGTGCTTCATCCTCGCGGTGGACGACACCATGGAGTCGATCCTCAACTGGTACCGGGAGGAGGGCCTGATCTTCAAGGGCGGCTCCGGCGCCGGCCTCAACCTCTCCCGGATCCGGTCCTCGAAGGAGCTCCTCTCCTCCGGCGGCACCGCCTCCGGCCCGGTCAGCTTCATGCGCGGCGCGGACGCCTCGGCGGGCACCATCAAGTCGGGCGGGGCGACCCGACGGGCGGCGAAGATGGTCGTCCTCGACGTCGACCACCCCGACGTCGTCGAGTTCGTCGAGACGAAGGCGCGCGAGGAGGACAAGATCCGCGCGCTGCGCGACGCCGGGTTCGACATGGACCTCGGCGGGCGGGACATCGCCTCGGTGCAGTACCAGAACGCCAACAACTCCGTGCGGGTCAACGACGAGTTCATGCGCGCCGTGGTCGACGGGACGTCCTTCGACCTGCGGGCCCGTCTCGACAACCGGGTGATCGAGTCGGTGGACGCCCGCGGGCTGTTCCGCACGATCTCCCAGGCCGCCTGGGCGTGCGCCGACCCGGGCATCCAGTACGACGGCACGATCAACGACTGGCACACCTGCCCGGAGTCCGGCCGGATCTCCGCGTCGAACCCGTGCTCGGAGTACGTCCACCTGGACAACTCGAGCTGCAACCTGGCCTCGCTGAACCTGATGAAGTTCCTGCGGCCGGACCGCACCTTCGACACCGAGACGTTCGTCGCGTCCGTCGAGCTGATCATCACGGCGATGGACATCTCGATCTGCTTCGCGGACTTCCCGACCCCGGAGATCACCAAGGTGACCCGGGCGTACCGACAGCTCGGCATCGGGTACGCGAACCTGGGCGCGCTGCTCATGGCCAGCGCCCGCGCGTACGACTCGGACGGGGGCCGGGCGCTCGCCGCCGCGATCACCTCGCTGATGACCGCCACCGCCTACCGCCGCTCGGCGGAGCTCGCCGGCACCGTCGGCGCCTACGACGGCTTCGCCCGCAACGCCGACGCCCACCGGCGGGTCGTGCGCAAGCACTCGGCGGCGAACGACGCCGTCCGCACCGTGCACGCCGAGGAGGCACGCCTGATCACCGCGGCTTCCAAGGAGTGGGAGCGGGCGCTGTCGGTGGGGGAGAAGCACGGCTGGCGCAACGCGCAGGTCAGCCTGCTGGCCCCGACCGGCACGATCGGCCTGGCGATGGACTGTGACACCACCGGGATCGAGCCGGACCTGGCCCTGGTGAAGATGAAGAAGCTGGTCGGCGGGGCCAGTATGAAGATCGTGAACCAGACGGTGCCGGCGGCGCTGCGCGCGCTGGGCTACGCAGAGGAGACGATCGAGGCGATCGTCGAGTACATCGCCGAGCACGGCCACGTGGTCGACGCCCCCGGCCTGCGCACCGAGCACTACGAGGTCTTCGACTGCGCCATCGGGGACCGCGCGATCAGCCCGATGGGCCACGTCCGGATGATGGCCGCCGTCCAGCCGTTCCTCTCCGGTGCCATCTCCAAGACGGTGAACATGCCGGCGACGGCCACCGTCGCCGAAGTCGAGGAGATCTACCTCGAGGGCTGGCGGCTCGGCCTCAAGGCCCTCGCGATCTACCGGGACAACTGCAAGGTCGGTCAGCCGTTGACGGACGTGAAGGGCGCGAAGCGGGACGCCGACGCGGCGGCCGAGGTGGCCTCCGACGTGGCCGCCCGGGCCGCCGCCGGGGCGGCCGCGGTCGCGGCGCAGTCCGCCGTGGCGACGCAGCCCGTGGTGCAGCCCGCGGCCGACCCCGGTGAGCACCGGCCCGTACGCCGCCGGCTGCCGAAGACGCGCCCGTCGCAGACCGTCTCGTTCAGCGTCGGTGGCGCCGAGGGGTACATGACCGCCGGCTCCTACCCGGACGACGGCCTCGGCGAGGTCTTCATCAAGATGTCCAAGCAGGGCTCCACGCTCGCCGGCGTGATGGACGCGTTCTCGATCGCGATCTCCATCGCGTTGCAGTACGGCGTGCCGCTGGAGGCCTACACCAGCAAGTTCATCAACATGCGGTTCGAACCGGCCGGCATGACCGACGACCCGGACGTACGGATCGCCCAGTCGATCATGGACTATCTGTTCCGTCGGCTGGCGCTGGACTACCTGACCGAGGAGCAGCGCGCCGAGCTGGGCATCCTGTCCGCCTCGGAGCGGACACGGCGGCTGTCCGAGCAGACCGGCGGCGGCCCGGTCGCGGCGGCCGAGCCGGAGATCGACATCGAGTCGCTGCGGGCGTCCGCCCCGGTCGAGGGCGCCTCGGTCCCGGCGGCCAGCGCCGGTGCGGGGTCGGCCGGGTCGGCCGGGTCGGCGGGAGCCGGGCCGGGTGTGGGCGGCGGGCCGGAGCTGGTCGCGCAGGAGCTACGGCTGGCCATGCCGGGCGGTTCGCTGACCGCGCAGACGGTGGTCGACGCGCCGCTGTGCTTCACCTGCGGCGTGAACATGCGCCCGGCCGGGAGCTGCTACGTCTGCGAGCAGTGCGGCTCCACCAGCGGCTGCAGCTGA
- a CDS encoding HipA domain-containing protein yields MLTHVQRDPLGNRPATGKTSLAGVQGKIVLAQTGEGWNRVVDGWPSTHILKPRSRDYPTTIYDEEFGARVARATGLTSHSTWVEEFEGAPAVTIERYDRSPDAPQGRIHQGVGRVDDARPRL; encoded by the coding sequence ATGCTCACCCATGTCCAGCGCGACCCGCTCGGAAACAGGCCTGCCACGGGCAAGACCTCCCTGGCCGGCGTCCAGGGCAAGATCGTGCTGGCGCAGACCGGCGAGGGCTGGAACAGGGTCGTCGACGGCTGGCCGTCGACCCACATCCTCAAACCACGGTCGCGGGACTACCCGACAACGATCTACGACGAGGAGTTCGGGGCACGCGTCGCGCGGGCCACCGGGCTCACCTCCCACTCCACGTGGGTCGAGGAGTTCGAGGGCGCGCCAGCCGTGACGATCGAACGCTACGACCGATCGCCCGACGCCCCGCAGGGCCGCATCCACCAGGGGGTTGGACGGGTCGATGACGCTCGGCCCCGCCTGTGA
- a CDS encoding GNAT family N-acetyltransferase, with protein sequence MNAFAVRVARPDDYDAIAAVADDWWGRSIGAALPRLFLDHFCASSRVIEDDHGLAAFLVAFPSPSRPHVAYIHFVGVRPDQRGFGLARHLYEDFFHRARAVGCREVHAITGPGNIDSIAFHRRLGFAVDGPLPDYNGPGRPMAIFRRLLADDSYSPFPKD encoded by the coding sequence GTGAACGCCTTTGCGGTGCGGGTCGCTCGGCCGGACGACTACGACGCCATCGCGGCGGTCGCGGACGACTGGTGGGGCCGGTCCATCGGCGCCGCGCTCCCACGACTTTTCCTTGATCACTTCTGTGCTTCAAGTCGGGTCATCGAGGATGATCACGGCCTGGCGGCCTTCCTCGTTGCCTTCCCCTCGCCGTCCCGGCCTCACGTCGCCTACATCCACTTCGTCGGCGTGCGGCCCGACCAGCGCGGTTTCGGTCTGGCCCGCCACCTCTACGAGGACTTCTTTCACCGCGCGCGGGCGGTGGGCTGCCGAGAGGTCCACGCGATCACCGGGCCGGGTAACATCGACTCCATCGCGTTCCACCGCCGCCTTGGGTTCGCCGTTGACGGTCCCCTCCCGGACTACAACGGCCCAGGGCGACCCATGGCGATCTTCCGGCGGTTGCTGGCCGACGACTCGTACAGCCCGTTCCCCAAGGATTGA
- a CDS encoding amylo-alpha-1,6-glucosidase, whose product MPADLPLPADIPLPADIAAVRETAVSVLRANDLGDITRPSPTLYPHQWLWDSCFIAIGLRHLDPARAATELLSLLRGQWPGGMIPHVIFAETTDYYHAGPQRWRCDRVCTTAGGVQSTGVTQPPMIAEAAVRVGQAMSREDRVDFYRRLAPGLVRFHEWLYRERDPDDTGLVALVHSWESGMDNTPTWMEMTKPVAPRSVRALRRINGDDALDALRRDSKEVPPDERLTSADLFTLYRIVRELRRSRYDFRTIRSTFVPLVQDVAFNAILARANEHLEAIAAEAGVRIPRWLSRSMRRTRSALNELCSDGVYYSRNFRTGELLEYHTIAGFLPLYAGVVPESQVDGMVDALMSPRYWARYGIASVPTDDPAFLPRCYWQGPVWVNMNWLIADGLDRYGRTEAAAAIRRNTLDVIMSSGSMFEYYSPLDGSGAGSNRFSWTAALLVDMLDNGARPTPRAQATIPTTRTPA is encoded by the coding sequence CTGCCGGCGGACCTCCCCCTGCCGGCGGACATCCCGCTGCCGGCGGACATCGCCGCGGTGCGCGAGACCGCCGTCTCGGTGCTGCGCGCCAACGACCTGGGTGACATCACCCGGCCGTCCCCGACGCTCTACCCGCACCAGTGGCTGTGGGACAGCTGCTTCATCGCCATCGGCCTGCGCCACCTCGACCCGGCGCGCGCCGCGACCGAGCTGCTCTCGCTGCTGCGCGGCCAGTGGCCCGGCGGCATGATCCCGCACGTGATCTTCGCCGAGACGACCGACTACTACCACGCGGGTCCGCAGCGCTGGCGCTGCGACCGGGTCTGCACGACCGCCGGCGGGGTCCAGTCGACCGGGGTGACCCAGCCACCCATGATCGCCGAGGCGGCGGTCCGGGTGGGCCAGGCGATGAGCCGGGAGGACCGGGTCGACTTCTACCGGCGCCTGGCCCCGGGGCTGGTGCGCTTCCACGAGTGGCTCTACCGCGAGCGCGACCCCGACGACACCGGCCTGGTGGCACTGGTCCACTCCTGGGAGTCCGGGATGGACAACACCCCCACCTGGATGGAGATGACGAAGCCGGTCGCCCCGCGGTCGGTACGCGCGCTGCGCCGGATCAACGGTGACGACGCGCTCGACGCCCTGCGCCGCGACTCCAAGGAGGTGCCGCCGGACGAGCGGCTGACCTCGGCGGACCTGTTCACGCTCTACCGGATCGTCCGCGAGCTGCGCCGCAGCCGGTATGACTTCCGGACGATCCGCTCCACCTTCGTCCCGCTCGTGCAGGACGTGGCCTTCAACGCGATCCTGGCCCGGGCCAACGAGCATCTCGAGGCGATCGCGGCCGAGGCCGGGGTGCGCATCCCGCGCTGGCTGTCCCGATCGATGCGCCGGACCCGCTCGGCGCTGAACGAGCTGTGCTCGGACGGTGTCTACTACAGCCGGAACTTCCGCACCGGTGAGCTGCTGGAATACCACACCATCGCCGGCTTCCTCCCGCTGTACGCGGGTGTCGTGCCGGAATCCCAGGTGGACGGCATGGTCGACGCCCTCATGTCACCGCGGTACTGGGCCCGGTACGGCATCGCCAGCGTGCCGACCGACGACCCCGCCTTCCTGCCACGCTGCTACTGGCAGGGCCCCGTGTGGGTGAACATGAACTGGCTGATCGCGGACGGGCTGGACCGCTACGGCCGGACCGAGGCCGCCGCCGCGATCCGCCGCAACACCCTCGACGTCATCATGTCGTCGGGATCGATGTTCGAGTACTACTCACCACTCGACGGTTCCGGCGCCGGCAGCAACCGCTTCTCCTGGACGGCCGCCCTGCTGGTGGACATGCTCGACAACGGCGCCCGCCCGACCCCCCGCGCCCAGGCGACCATCCCCACCACCCGCACCCCCGCCTGA
- a CDS encoding RNA polymerase sigma factor — protein sequence MTLPALELAERTDESRPRPRRTRRSASPVRNTPSRTLAAVPDELDELDVSAVAELIARGRETGELSRSELREALEAADIGVELLPALISRLGAAGIDLVEEEEEGRVTPGTPAAGRTVADHAGTADLVRMYLREIGKVPLLNAAQEVELSKRVEAGLFAEHKLDTDHDLADGLRRDLGVLVTDGQAAKQQLVSANLRLVVSVAKKYSGRGMTLLDLVQEGNLGLIRAVEKFDYAKGYKFSTYATWWIRQAIGRALADQARTIRIPVHVVEQINKITRLQRQLVSTLGREPTDEELALELDMPIEQVVELRRYAQDTVSLETSVGDDGDSVLGDFIEDSDATSPADAASYGAMQDEIDNVLGALNPREREVMRLRFGLADGKQHTLAEVGNRLGLTRERIRQIERDTLRELRKPAVAGRLREFLD from the coding sequence ATGACGCTGCCTGCCCTGGAACTAGCCGAGCGCACCGACGAGTCACGCCCGCGTCCGCGGCGTACCCGTCGCTCCGCTTCTCCTGTCCGTAACACTCCAAGCCGCACGCTGGCCGCGGTCCCCGACGAGCTCGACGAGCTCGACGTCTCCGCCGTCGCGGAACTCATCGCGCGTGGCCGCGAGACCGGCGAGCTCAGCCGTTCCGAGCTCCGGGAGGCTCTCGAGGCCGCCGACATCGGCGTCGAGCTGCTGCCCGCGCTGATCTCCCGCCTGGGTGCCGCGGGAATCGACCTCGTCGAAGAAGAGGAAGAGGGGCGTGTCACCCCCGGCACCCCGGCCGCCGGCCGTACGGTCGCCGACCACGCCGGCACCGCCGACCTCGTCCGCATGTACCTGCGGGAGATCGGCAAGGTCCCGCTGCTCAACGCCGCCCAGGAGGTCGAACTCTCCAAGCGCGTCGAGGCGGGCCTGTTCGCCGAGCACAAGCTCGACACCGACCACGACCTGGCCGACGGCCTCCGTCGGGACCTGGGCGTGCTGGTCACCGACGGCCAGGCTGCCAAGCAGCAGCTGGTCTCGGCCAACCTGCGCCTCGTGGTGTCGGTCGCCAAGAAGTACAGCGGCCGGGGTATGACGCTGCTGGACCTCGTCCAGGAGGGGAACCTGGGCCTGATCCGCGCGGTCGAGAAGTTCGACTACGCGAAGGGCTACAAGTTCTCCACCTACGCCACCTGGTGGATCCGGCAGGCGATCGGCCGCGCTCTGGCCGACCAGGCCCGCACGATCCGCATCCCGGTGCACGTGGTCGAGCAGATCAACAAGATCACCCGGTTGCAGCGCCAGCTCGTCTCGACCCTCGGCCGTGAGCCGACGGACGAGGAGCTCGCGCTCGAGCTGGACATGCCGATCGAACAGGTCGTCGAACTGCGCCGTTACGCGCAGGACACGGTCAGCCTGGAGACGTCCGTCGGCGACGACGGCGACTCCGTGCTCGGCGACTTCATCGAGGACTCGGACGCGACGTCGCCCGCCGACGCCGCCTCCTACGGCGCCATGCAGGACGAGATCGACAACGTCCTCGGTGCGCTGAATCCTCGTGAGCGCGAGGTCATGCGGCTGCGTTTCGGGCTCGCCGACGGGAAGCAGCACACCCTCGCCGAGGTCGGCAACCGGCTCGGGCTCACCCGTGAGCGCATCCGCCAGATCGAGCGGGACACGCTGCGGGAGCTGCGCAAGCCGGCCGTGGCCGGAAGGCTGCGCGAGTTCCTCGACTGA
- a CDS encoding AMP-binding protein → MLWEPSPRRVAEASVTRYREWLADEHQLRIADSTRLRLWAEAEPGRFWDSVWEFCAVEGDRGDGPALTGTAVPDARWFPTARVNYAENALTRRGPAAAIIAVREDGATAVVSWDELRRQVARAAAGLRRLGVRPGDRVGALLPNTVHAVVAMLATASIGAVWASCSPDLEPAALVERFTQITPRVLLGVDGYTRGGRGYDAIPPLADLARRLPNLAATVLVPYLSADAYPRAAGADLPGLLTWDDLLAAEEEPAFTRLPFDAPLWILFTDETAGPARPVVHGHGGILLEHLKSLVLHLDLGPDDRFCWHGTTSGMMWNYQVSGLLAGATIVLYDGSPAHPDVSILWRLAEAVDVTCLGVPVALIEACRRAGVVPGHIADLSLLRTVGAFGAPFTPEAGAWVYEAVSPSVAFAAMSGGTEVCTALVAGLPTDPVRAGEAGPALGCSVAVVDPSGREVAGGGTGELVVTAPMPSAPLFVWGDPAGSWLLQKHLARFPGWWWQGERARVTRAGGIVTEGPLDAVAAPTGARSANA, encoded by the coding sequence GTGCTGTGGGAGCCCTCACCGCGACGGGTGGCCGAGGCCTCGGTGACGAGGTACCGGGAGTGGCTGGCCGACGAGCACCAGCTGCGCATCGCCGACTCCACACGGCTACGACTGTGGGCCGAGGCCGAACCCGGCCGGTTCTGGGACTCGGTCTGGGAGTTCTGCGCCGTCGAGGGCGACCGGGGCGACGGGCCGGCGCTGACCGGCACGGCCGTGCCGGACGCCCGCTGGTTCCCGACGGCCCGGGTCAACTACGCGGAGAACGCCCTCACCCGCCGCGGCCCGGCCGCGGCGATCATCGCCGTCCGGGAGGACGGCGCGACCGCGGTGGTGAGCTGGGACGAACTGCGCCGGCAGGTCGCGCGGGCCGCCGCCGGGCTGCGCCGGCTCGGGGTCCGGCCCGGCGACCGGGTCGGCGCGCTACTGCCGAACACGGTGCACGCGGTGGTGGCGATGCTGGCGACGGCGAGCATCGGGGCGGTGTGGGCGTCGTGCTCACCGGATCTCGAGCCGGCCGCGCTCGTCGAACGGTTCACCCAGATCACCCCGCGGGTGCTTCTCGGCGTCGACGGGTACACCCGCGGCGGCCGGGGCTACGACGCGATCCCGCCGCTGGCCGATCTGGCCCGGCGCCTGCCCAACCTGGCGGCCACGGTGCTGGTCCCCTACCTGTCGGCCGACGCCTACCCGCGAGCGGCCGGCGCCGACCTGCCGGGCCTGCTCACCTGGGACGACCTGCTCGCCGCCGAGGAGGAGCCGGCCTTCACCCGGCTGCCGTTCGACGCGCCGCTGTGGATCCTGTTCACCGACGAGACCGCCGGCCCGGCCAGGCCGGTCGTCCACGGGCACGGCGGGATCCTGCTGGAGCACCTGAAGTCGCTGGTGCTGCACCTGGACCTCGGCCCGGACGACCGTTTCTGCTGGCACGGCACGACCAGCGGCATGATGTGGAACTACCAGGTCTCCGGGCTGCTGGCCGGCGCGACGATCGTGCTCTACGACGGCAGCCCGGCCCACCCGGACGTGTCGATCCTCTGGCGGCTCGCCGAGGCCGTCGACGTCACCTGCCTGGGCGTCCCCGTGGCCCTGATCGAGGCCTGCCGGCGTGCCGGGGTGGTGCCGGGCCACATCGCGGACCTCTCGCTGCTGCGCACGGTCGGTGCCTTCGGGGCCCCGTTCACCCCCGAGGCCGGGGCCTGGGTCTACGAGGCGGTGAGCCCGTCGGTCGCCTTCGCCGCCATGAGCGGTGGCACCGAGGTCTGCACCGCGCTGGTCGCGGGGCTGCCGACCGACCCGGTGCGGGCCGGCGAGGCGGGCCCCGCGCTGGGATGCTCGGTCGCCGTCGTCGACCCGTCCGGTCGGGAGGTGGCCGGCGGCGGTACCGGGGAGCTGGTCGTCACCGCGCCGATGCCGTCGGCGCCCCTGTTCGTGTGGGGCGACCCGGCTGGCTCCTGGCTGCTCCAGAAGCACCTGGCGAGGTTCCCGGGCTGGTGGTGGCAGGGCGAGCGCGCGCGGGTGACCAGGGCCGGCGGGATCGTCACCGAAGGCCCGTTGGACGCCGTGGCCGCGCCCACCGGCGCCCGCTCCGCGAACGCATAG